Proteins encoded within one genomic window of Prauserella marina:
- a CDS encoding MBOAT family O-acyltransferase — MSFVSPLFLWYFMPAVLLALLVCPRSWRNGIVAVGSLVFYATGAGAFTLLLLLCMVINFVAGPALEPDVQDLRPSRRRRWILIGVIAFDLSILLVWKYAGFATEQLAWFAELLGGDFPIVHLALPIGISFFTFHHISYVVDIYRGERRALRNPVSFATYISMFPQLAAGPIVRYREIADQLPQHRSHRLDDIAAGFPRFALGLCKKAIIADSLAPMVDACFATPADEMTFAIAWLGAIGYTLQLYFDFSGYSDMAIGLGRMLGFRLPENFARPYSSVTITEFWRRWHMSLSRWFRDYVYIPLGGNRAGARKTYRNLSIVFVLTGFWHGAAWTFVVWGIFHGALLIIERAKGWDKAPSDPARRIARRALTLLLVAIGWVIFRSADLGYAFTMIGHMFLPDFEGLTDVIETAFTNQRLVILLAAMAVFFLPAHPVTGPLLESARSKPATILRMGLMTVGIAYAAILVATGTFSPFLYYQF; from the coding sequence ATGTCGTTCGTCTCGCCACTCTTCCTGTGGTACTTCATGCCGGCGGTGCTGCTCGCGCTGCTGGTGTGCCCAAGGAGCTGGCGCAACGGCATCGTCGCCGTGGGCAGTCTCGTCTTCTACGCCACCGGAGCCGGGGCCTTCACGCTGCTCTTGCTCCTCTGCATGGTGATCAACTTTGTGGCTGGTCCGGCTCTCGAACCCGACGTGCAGGATCTTCGCCCCTCCCGCAGACGCCGCTGGATACTCATCGGCGTCATCGCGTTCGATCTGTCGATCCTGCTCGTGTGGAAGTACGCGGGCTTCGCGACCGAGCAGCTGGCCTGGTTCGCCGAACTACTCGGCGGTGACTTCCCCATCGTGCACCTCGCGCTGCCCATCGGGATCTCGTTCTTCACGTTTCACCACATCTCGTACGTGGTCGACATCTACCGGGGGGAACGGCGAGCGCTGCGCAACCCGGTGTCGTTCGCGACCTACATCTCCATGTTTCCGCAGCTCGCCGCAGGACCCATCGTCCGATACCGGGAAATCGCCGACCAGCTGCCGCAGCACCGTTCGCACCGGCTCGACGACATCGCAGCCGGGTTTCCCCGGTTCGCGCTGGGGCTGTGCAAGAAGGCGATCATCGCCGACTCGCTTGCTCCGATGGTCGACGCGTGCTTCGCGACGCCTGCGGACGAGATGACGTTCGCCATCGCCTGGCTCGGCGCCATCGGCTACACCTTGCAGCTCTACTTCGACTTCTCCGGATACTCCGACATGGCGATCGGCCTCGGCAGGATGCTCGGCTTCCGGCTACCCGAGAACTTCGCGAGGCCGTACTCGTCGGTGACCATCACAGAGTTCTGGCGACGCTGGCACATGTCGTTGTCGCGTTGGTTCCGTGACTACGTCTACATCCCGCTCGGCGGCAACAGGGCCGGTGCGAGAAAGACCTACCGCAACCTGTCGATCGTGTTCGTGCTGACGGGTTTCTGGCACGGTGCGGCGTGGACGTTCGTGGTGTGGGGGATCTTCCACGGCGCGCTGCTGATCATCGAGCGGGCGAAAGGCTGGGACAAGGCACCGTCGGACCCGGCCCGGAGAATCGCCCGCCGCGCGCTGACGCTGCTGCTGGTCGCCATCGGCTGGGTGATCTTCAGGTCCGCCGACCTCGGCTACGCGTTCACCATGATCGGACACATGTTCCTGCCCGATTTCGAAGGGCTCACCGACGTCATCGAGACCGCGTTCACCAACCAGCGGCTGGTGATCCTGCTCGCCGCGATGGCGGTCTTCTTCCTGCCCGCGCACCCGGTGACCGGCCCGCTGCTGGAGTCGGCCCGCAGCAAACCGGCGACGATTCTGCGGATGGGCCTGATGACCGTCGGTATCGCCTACGCGGCGATCCTGGTCGCCACCGGCACCTTCAGCCCGTTTCTCTACTACCAGTTCTGA
- a CDS encoding GNAT family N-acetyltransferase, whose protein sequence is MNVSLRPLTRENVRAVCDLRLAENQRHLVAPAAYTVAEGNYEPDAILLAIHLEDEPVGVLLVEVESGSPYLVRFMIDVAVQGRGVGRRAVEFLVEELRERGWSSLETSFVPVGNGAEGFWRRCGFRSTGRTHNDEPVFVRML, encoded by the coding sequence GTGAACGTCTCACTGCGTCCGCTGACCCGGGAGAACGTCCGGGCGGTTTGCGATCTTCGCCTTGCCGAGAACCAGCGCCACCTCGTCGCGCCCGCGGCCTACACCGTCGCCGAGGGGAACTACGAACCGGACGCGATACTGCTGGCCATCCATCTTGAGGACGAACCCGTTGGGGTTCTGCTTGTCGAAGTCGAGAGCGGAAGCCCATACCTGGTCCGGTTCATGATCGACGTGGCCGTCCAGGGACGTGGCGTTGGTCGCCGGGCCGTCGAGTTTCTGGTGGAAGAGCTCCGCGAACGAGGCTGGAGTTCGCTGGAGACCAGCTTCGTCCCCGTCGGCAATGGCGCCGAAGGTTTCTGGCGTCGCTGCGGTTTTCGGAGCACAGGGCGAACCCACAACGACGAGCCCGTGTTCGTCCGCATGTTGTGA
- a CDS encoding tyrosine-protein phosphatase — protein MATDRHLTWEGCFNVRDLGGLPTASGKLTLRGSIVRGDAPDHLTARGWKSLWTYGIRTIIDLRGEEERDSASADRPSELTTIRIPLDDHDDTEFWVRWSNGLDCTPLYYKAFIDRFPSTVVGVLGTIADTTSGSVLVHCAGGRDRTGLVALLLLAIAGASPETIAADYALSAQRLAPLWRRLGFGDQNSKIAALLTTEGSSVEQSVHNALSDLDVESFLLGNGLSETRLCSLKARLLGAN, from the coding sequence ATGGCGACTGACCGGCATCTCACCTGGGAGGGCTGCTTCAACGTCCGCGACCTCGGAGGGTTGCCCACCGCCAGCGGGAAGCTGACCCTTCGCGGCTCGATCGTGCGCGGCGACGCGCCCGACCACCTCACCGCCCGCGGCTGGAAGTCGCTGTGGACCTACGGCATTCGCACGATCATCGACCTTCGTGGCGAAGAGGAACGAGATTCCGCTTCGGCTGACCGGCCCTCGGAGCTGACGACGATACGGATCCCGCTGGACGACCACGACGACACCGAATTCTGGGTCCGGTGGAGCAACGGCCTCGACTGCACACCGTTGTACTACAAAGCCTTCATCGATCGCTTCCCTTCCACGGTGGTCGGCGTATTGGGCACGATCGCGGACACGACAAGCGGCAGCGTACTCGTTCATTGCGCCGGTGGCCGCGACCGAACCGGTCTCGTCGCCTTGCTACTGCTCGCCATCGCCGGCGCCTCGCCGGAAACCATCGCCGCGGACTACGCACTCAGCGCCCAACGGCTTGCTCCACTGTGGAGACGACTCGGCTTCGGCGATCAGAACAGCAAGATCGCCGCCCTCCTCACCACAGAGGGAAGTTCCGTCGAACAATCAGTCCACAATGCACTGTCCGATCTCGATGTCGAATCCTTCCTTCTCGGCAACGGGTTGAGCGAGACCCGGCTCTGTTCGCTGAAAGCCCGGCTACTTGGTGCTAATTGA
- a CDS encoding SLC13 family permease, producing MGQSDETESPRTQSVTAALLSGSTYRGLAEQKLSPAEERFERARRTVGFVLAPLVTIVFLLLPSGLDSAQHKLAAVLLGVVVLWVCEPVPIPIGGLIGVAAIVVLGVLPADDVLAPFGSSTVFVFIGAFILAQAMLRHGLARRFAFRILSFPGVGRSTWRVIGALGFVTLVISAFISNTATVAMLLPTAVGLLSVIAELVKRQSPDKEAFDPLRLRVGIALMLVLAYGASVGGLLTPIGSPPNLIGRELIEDATGQRISFLEWTIAALPICALMFVVLVAVLILLNKPEIKKLTGIEEYVAQEREKLGKLSRAEWNTLIAFTVTVMLWVTPGIVALVAGDDSSAYETISNRLDEGIVAVIGAALLFALPTNWKQRKFTLTWSEAARIDWGTVLLFGTGIIFGSLLSSTELAQRVGTGLASTFGLTSSFALVVFAVLLAIVVSETTSNTASAAVVVPIVIPIAVASGLDPFVPALAATFAASFGFMLPVSTPQNAIVYGSGAVPITKMIRSGVVFDVAGAILIMAMIPLMVAVAGLN from the coding sequence ATGGGGCAGAGCGACGAGACCGAAAGCCCGCGCACGCAGTCCGTCACGGCGGCCCTGCTCTCGGGTAGTACGTACAGAGGGCTGGCCGAGCAGAAACTCTCGCCGGCGGAGGAACGGTTCGAGCGAGCGCGCCGCACGGTCGGTTTCGTGCTCGCACCGTTGGTGACCATCGTCTTCCTGTTGTTGCCCTCGGGGCTTGACTCCGCGCAGCACAAGCTGGCCGCCGTCTTGCTGGGCGTGGTTGTGTTGTGGGTGTGCGAGCCGGTGCCCATTCCCATCGGCGGGCTCATCGGTGTGGCGGCGATCGTCGTGCTCGGAGTGCTTCCCGCCGATGACGTACTCGCGCCCTTCGGGTCGTCGACCGTGTTCGTCTTCATTGGAGCGTTCATCCTCGCGCAGGCAATGCTGCGCCACGGGTTGGCGCGACGGTTCGCGTTTCGCATATTGAGCTTTCCCGGCGTAGGCCGCAGCACGTGGCGGGTCATCGGCGCGCTGGGTTTCGTCACCCTGGTGATCTCGGCGTTCATCTCGAACACCGCGACGGTCGCCATGTTGTTGCCGACAGCTGTTGGCCTTCTGTCGGTCATCGCCGAGCTGGTCAAGAGGCAGTCGCCCGACAAAGAGGCTTTCGATCCGCTCCGGCTGCGTGTGGGCATCGCGCTGATGCTTGTCCTCGCCTACGGCGCCAGCGTGGGCGGCCTGCTGACGCCCATCGGTTCCCCGCCGAACCTCATCGGAAGGGAACTGATCGAGGACGCGACGGGGCAGCGGATTTCGTTCCTGGAGTGGACGATCGCCGCGCTACCCATCTGTGCGTTGATGTTCGTTGTTCTCGTGGCCGTGCTCATCCTGTTGAACAAGCCGGAGATCAAGAAGCTGACCGGGATCGAAGAATACGTAGCGCAGGAAAGGGAAAAACTCGGCAAGCTTTCGAGGGCCGAGTGGAACACTCTGATCGCGTTCACGGTGACCGTGATGTTGTGGGTGACGCCCGGCATCGTCGCGTTGGTCGCCGGTGACGACTCTTCGGCGTACGAGACGATCAGCAACCGGCTCGACGAGGGCATCGTCGCGGTAATCGGTGCGGCGCTGCTCTTCGCGTTGCCCACCAACTGGAAGCAGCGGAAGTTCACGCTGACGTGGTCGGAGGCCGCCCGCATCGACTGGGGTACGGTGCTGCTGTTCGGAACGGGCATCATTTTCGGTTCGCTGTTGAGCAGCACCGAACTCGCGCAACGGGTCGGCACGGGGCTCGCGAGCACCTTCGGGTTGACCAGTTCGTTCGCGCTTGTCGTATTCGCCGTGCTGCTGGCCATCGTCGTTTCGGAAACGACATCCAATACGGCCTCAGCGGCGGTTGTCGTACCGATCGTCATTCCGATCGCCGTCGCGTCCGGTCTCGATCCGTTCGTGCCCGCCCTCGCGGCGACGTTCGCGGCGTCGTTCGGGTTCATGCTGCCGGTTTCCACGCCGCAGAACGCGATCGTCTACGGCTCGGGCGCGGTGCCGATCACGAAGATGATCAGGTCAGGGGTGGTCTTTGATGTCGCGGGGGCGATCCTGATCATGGCGATGATCCCGCTCATGGTGGCGGTCGCCGGCCTCAATTAG
- a CDS encoding class II aldolase/adducin family protein, whose product MLLADARRAVCDYARRMVADGLVVGTSGNVSVRSGDLVAVTPTGVDYADLRAADIPVVDLAGSVVDGDLLPTSELPMHLSVYRDATDPDGKPVGAVVHTHSVHATAVSTVADEVPPIHYIVATIGPSVKVAPYATYGTADLADAMLAALAGRRGCLLANHGTVTYGTTVAEAYHRAQQLDWVCQLWLLAKTAGTPRLLPRTEIDHVADKLRGYGQRP is encoded by the coding sequence ATGCTGCTAGCGGATGCGCGACGCGCGGTCTGTGACTACGCGCGAAGGATGGTCGCGGACGGCCTCGTCGTCGGCACGTCGGGCAACGTGTCGGTGAGGTCAGGCGACCTGGTCGCCGTGACGCCGACCGGCGTCGACTATGCCGATCTGAGGGCAGCCGACATTCCGGTCGTCGACCTCGCGGGGTCCGTCGTGGACGGTGATCTGCTGCCCACCAGTGAACTGCCCATGCACCTGAGTGTCTACCGCGATGCGACCGATCCAGATGGAAAACCGGTCGGCGCCGTCGTGCACACGCATTCAGTTCATGCCACCGCGGTGTCCACTGTGGCCGACGAGGTCCCGCCCATCCATTACATCGTCGCGACGATCGGACCCTCGGTGAAGGTCGCGCCTTATGCGACGTATGGCACCGCCGATCTCGCCGACGCCATGCTCGCCGCGCTGGCGGGTAGGCGAGGTTGCCTGCTCGCCAACCACGGCACCGTCACCTATGGGACGACGGTCGCCGAGGCGTACCACCGCGCTCAGCAACTCGACTGGGTGTGCCAACTGTGGCTGCTGGCGAAAACTGCCGGTACTCCGCGGCTGTTGCCTCGGACGGAGATCGACCACGTCGCCGACAAGCTCCGCGGGTACGGCCAGCGACCATAG
- a CDS encoding FGGY-family carbohydrate kinase, which yields MRRVLGVDIGTSLTKAVVFDENGNSLAQASAPSKVHHLRGGAVEQDFEQVVGTVATVVRAVSAELDGAVEALALTGQGDGLWLRDAEGFPVRPAISWLDGRASELLTAWQENGVTREVFRRTGSGMFPGCTAAIMSYLDTHEPEVLDRAVVAGYCVDAVVQRLTGEITVDISDASLPFIDPATRAYDEAAIEACGLGHRRTLFADPAPPKKVFRLGRAGAALLGLPEGLPVTGGPFDLPACAIGAGVRRPGDGILTAGTTLACQVLTTDAVYDREGEPAGMFLCTPNEGEFLRGMPAMVGTAGIDWACKLLGIEVAEVGPLLAASTPGAGGITALPFLATSGERAPFVDAGARAQFRGLSLENTRADLVRALCESIAYAARHCLSAAGLSGTLYACGGGVRSPEWTQIFADVLARPIVIPDDPDVGARGAALVAAEAIGEPFDADLWAAKSTTVEHQPGAAELYDRGYSEYLTSLDVAREQWSR from the coding sequence ATGCGCAGGGTGCTGGGTGTCGATATCGGTACTTCGCTGACAAAGGCCGTCGTCTTCGACGAGAACGGCAACTCGCTCGCGCAGGCCAGCGCTCCGTCGAAGGTGCATCATCTGCGGGGTGGCGCTGTCGAGCAGGACTTCGAGCAGGTGGTCGGCACCGTGGCGACGGTCGTGCGTGCCGTCTCCGCCGAACTGGATGGCGCGGTCGAGGCGCTCGCGCTCACCGGACAGGGCGACGGCTTGTGGTTGCGGGACGCGGAAGGGTTTCCGGTAAGGCCCGCCATCTCCTGGCTCGACGGCCGAGCGAGCGAACTGCTCACCGCGTGGCAGGAAAACGGGGTGACCAGAGAGGTCTTCCGGCGTACCGGATCGGGGATGTTCCCCGGCTGCACCGCGGCCATCATGTCCTACTTGGACACCCACGAACCCGAGGTGCTCGATCGGGCGGTGGTGGCGGGGTATTGCGTCGACGCGGTCGTCCAGCGCCTCACCGGCGAGATCACCGTCGACATTTCGGATGCCTCGCTCCCGTTCATCGATCCGGCGACCCGGGCATACGACGAAGCCGCCATCGAGGCGTGCGGGCTCGGGCACCGGAGGACGTTGTTCGCCGATCCCGCACCGCCAAAGAAGGTGTTCCGGCTGGGCAGGGCCGGTGCGGCGCTGCTCGGTCTTCCCGAAGGACTTCCGGTCACGGGAGGCCCCTTCGACCTTCCCGCTTGCGCGATCGGCGCTGGGGTGAGGCGGCCAGGCGACGGCATCCTCACGGCAGGCACGACGCTCGCCTGTCAGGTGCTGACCACCGACGCGGTGTACGACCGCGAGGGCGAACCGGCGGGCATGTTCCTGTGCACGCCCAACGAAGGCGAGTTCCTGCGCGGCATGCCCGCCATGGTCGGCACGGCGGGCATCGACTGGGCGTGCAAGCTGCTCGGCATCGAGGTCGCCGAGGTCGGTCCTTTGCTCGCGGCGAGCACACCTGGGGCGGGCGGGATCACGGCGTTGCCCTTCCTCGCCACGTCCGGTGAGCGGGCGCCGTTCGTCGACGCGGGCGCTCGGGCCCAGTTCCGTGGACTGAGCCTGGAGAACACCCGTGCTGACTTGGTGAGGGCGCTGTGTGAGTCCATTGCCTACGCCGCGCGGCATTGTCTCAGCGCCGCGGGTCTTTCCGGCACGCTCTACGCATGCGGCGGTGGTGTCAGGTCGCCCGAGTGGACGCAGATCTTCGCCGACGTGCTCGCGAGGCCGATCGTCATCCCCGACGATCCCGATGTCGGGGCAAGAGGCGCGGCGTTGGTGGCAGCCGAAGCGATCGGCGAGCCCTTCGACGCCGACCTGTGGGCGGCGAAATCGACGACCGTCGAACACCAGCCAGGAGCGGCCGAACTCTACGATCGGGGCTATAGCGAGTATCTGACCTCGCTGGATGTGGCACGCGAACAATGGAGCAGGTGA
- a CDS encoding 2-hydroxyacid dehydrogenase, producing the protein MRILAAGDAFVSTDLLKKAVRAELAVSPDFRELSLAWPVEPFGPVGGVHEASGTEEQVIAALDGAEVAITQMAPFTKKVFAAAPGLRMVSVCRGGPVNVDLVAATEAGVAVTFAPGRNAAAAAEFAIGMLLAAMRRIATSSAELLAGTWRGDYYSYDKAGIEVEGTTIGLVGYGAIGSRVARVLAAFGAHVLVSDPYADQDRVRADGAEPAELDDLLRRSAAVSLHARLTDETRNLIDERRLGLLPHGAVLVNTARGGLLDYAPLAEALRAGKLGALALDVYDVEPPPPDWPLRDAPNVIATPHLGGASRQTADRAARIVAEEVGRLARGEKLVNVANPDVLGR; encoded by the coding sequence GTGCGGATACTCGCAGCTGGAGACGCATTCGTCAGTACCGACCTGCTCAAGAAAGCAGTCCGGGCCGAACTCGCGGTGTCCCCCGACTTCCGTGAGTTGTCGCTGGCCTGGCCCGTCGAACCGTTCGGCCCCGTCGGGGGCGTTCACGAGGCGAGCGGAACCGAGGAACAGGTCATCGCGGCGCTCGACGGCGCCGAAGTCGCCATCACGCAGATGGCTCCGTTCACCAAGAAGGTTTTCGCGGCGGCACCGGGGTTGCGGATGGTGTCGGTGTGCAGGGGAGGGCCGGTCAACGTCGACCTGGTCGCCGCGACGGAGGCTGGCGTCGCGGTCACGTTCGCGCCGGGACGCAACGCCGCCGCGGCGGCGGAGTTCGCGATCGGCATGTTGCTTGCCGCGATGAGAAGGATCGCGACCTCGTCGGCGGAGTTGCTCGCCGGAACGTGGCGCGGCGACTACTACTCCTACGACAAGGCCGGTATCGAAGTCGAAGGCACCACGATCGGCCTTGTCGGGTACGGAGCGATCGGTTCGAGGGTGGCGAGGGTGCTGGCCGCTTTCGGCGCGCACGTACTGGTTTCCGATCCCTACGCGGATCAGGACCGGGTCAGGGCCGACGGCGCGGAGCCTGCCGAACTCGACGATCTGCTGCGGCGCAGTGCGGCGGTGAGCCTGCACGCGAGGCTCACCGACGAGACGCGCAACCTCATCGACGAGCGCAGGCTCGGGTTGCTGCCGCACGGCGCCGTCCTCGTCAACACGGCGCGCGGTGGACTGCTCGATTACGCCCCGCTCGCCGAGGCATTACGCGCGGGAAAGCTGGGCGCGCTGGCCCTCGACGTGTACGACGTGGAGCCACCGCCGCCGGACTGGCCGCTCAGGGACGCGCCGAACGTCATCGCGACCCCGCACCTCGGAGGTGCCAGCAGGCAGACGGCTGATCGCGCGGCGCGCATCGTCGCGGAGGAGGTCGGCAGACTCGCTCGTGGCGAGAAGCTGGTGAACGTCGCCAACCCCGACGTGCTCGGGCGGTAG
- a CDS encoding HAD family hydrolase — translation MADGTQPVAAVFDAVVFDMDGVLVDSEHLWEENWTAYAARHDVRWTSEDTATVQGMSAPEWAAYLADRSGTADTVEQVEHAVVDGMIAAVEAGEAPLLPGADAMVRDVSAKVPIALASSATRKVIDAVLSTHGLAGEFTATVSSAEVARGKPNPDVYLEASARLGRSGGECLAVEDSSNGIKAAAAAGLTVIALPNRTYPPRDDALALASAVATDNDEVRVALLAYLAGERAGGAVT, via the coding sequence ATGGCTGACGGCACGCAGCCTGTCGCCGCGGTTTTCGACGCGGTGGTATTCGACATGGACGGAGTCCTCGTCGACAGCGAACACCTCTGGGAAGAGAACTGGACCGCCTACGCCGCGCGACACGACGTGCGGTGGACCTCTGAGGACACCGCGACCGTGCAGGGGATGAGTGCGCCGGAGTGGGCTGCCTACCTCGCCGACCGCAGTGGCACGGCTGACACCGTCGAGCAGGTCGAACACGCCGTCGTCGACGGCATGATCGCGGCGGTGGAGGCGGGCGAGGCACCGTTGCTTCCCGGCGCGGACGCGATGGTCAGGGACGTCAGCGCCAAGGTTCCCATCGCACTCGCCTCGTCGGCGACGAGGAAGGTCATCGACGCGGTGCTTTCCACGCACGGCCTCGCTGGCGAGTTCACGGCAACCGTGTCGAGTGCCGAGGTCGCGCGGGGAAAGCCGAATCCCGACGTCTACCTCGAAGCATCGGCCCGGCTGGGGAGGTCCGGTGGCGAGTGCCTCGCGGTCGAGGATTCCAGCAACGGCATCAAGGCGGCCGCCGCCGCGGGACTGACCGTCATCGCGCTTCCCAACAGGACCTACCCTCCTCGCGACGACGCGCTGGCTCTGGCGAGCGCGGTCGCCACCGACAACGACGAGGTGCGGGTCGCCCTGCTCGCCTACCTGGCGGGTGAACGCGCGGGAGGTGCGGTCACATGA
- a CDS encoding histidine phosphatase family protein, with protein sequence MSTRLLLVRHGETEWHADNRYAGTSDVGLTPRGFEQAAELAGHLRTRKDAPTALYCSPQSRARRTAEPSAHALGLTPTVVADLAEVHFGLAEGRTLTEVRELGKAQSEAVEKFLGDPVGHAFPDAESPTLAARRGASALRAIAEAEEGPVLVVAHNTLLRLSLCLLLGIPLRHYRTVFPRIENCAITELGISGDRTSLLGFNIPAR encoded by the coding sequence ATGAGCACGCGACTTCTGCTGGTCCGTCACGGCGAAACGGAATGGCATGCGGACAACAGATACGCGGGAACGAGTGACGTCGGGTTGACCCCTCGCGGCTTCGAACAGGCTGCCGAACTGGCCGGGCACCTTCGCACGAGAAAGGATGCTCCCACCGCGCTGTACTGCTCGCCGCAGTCGAGAGCGCGGCGAACCGCCGAGCCGTCCGCGCACGCGCTCGGACTCACGCCGACCGTCGTCGCCGACCTCGCCGAAGTCCATTTCGGCCTCGCCGAGGGACGCACCCTCACCGAGGTGCGCGAACTGGGAAAAGCTCAGTCGGAGGCAGTGGAGAAGTTCCTCGGAGACCCGGTCGGCCACGCTTTTCCCGACGCCGAGTCGCCCACACTGGCAGCACGAAGGGGAGCCTCCGCACTGCGCGCGATCGCGGAAGCCGAGGAAGGTCCAGTACTGGTCGTCGCGCACAACACGCTGCTGAGACTCAGCCTGTGCCTGCTGCTCGGCATTCCACTGCGGCACTACCGCACCGTGTTCCCCCGCATCGAGAATTGCGCGATCACCGAACTCGGAATCAGCGGCGATCGCACGAGCCTGCTCGGCTTCAACATTCCAGCCAGGTGA
- a CDS encoding DeoR/GlpR family DNA-binding transcription regulator, which translates to MSSDTSATPGGNTRDIRQQRISDFVIDHGSAQVAELVRLTGVSHMTVHRDIDELVRRGLLRKFRGGVSAQPSTVFESNAEYRLNSHVAAKNAIARKARHLIEPGMSVLLDDSTSALALAPLLADVTPLTVATNYVRTIEALKDLDDIRLIGLGGDYSRTHDSFLGMPCLEAVGNITVDIVFVSTSAMTADMTYHQEPEIVMVKRAMLASAVTKVLLMDSSKLSRTALHRLAPVTDYDRLVVDSDAPDEFIEEAAKNLDVGVAQL; encoded by the coding sequence ATGAGCAGTGATACGTCGGCGACGCCGGGTGGGAACACTCGCGACATCCGGCAGCAGCGCATCAGCGATTTCGTCATCGACCACGGCTCGGCGCAGGTCGCCGAACTGGTCCGGCTGACCGGCGTCAGCCACATGACGGTGCACCGCGACATCGACGAGCTCGTCCGGAGGGGATTACTGCGCAAGTTCAGGGGCGGCGTGTCCGCACAACCGTCGACCGTGTTCGAAAGCAACGCTGAGTACCGGCTCAACTCGCATGTCGCGGCCAAGAACGCCATCGCGAGAAAGGCCCGCCACCTCATCGAACCAGGCATGTCGGTGCTGCTCGACGATTCGACCAGCGCGCTCGCGCTGGCGCCCCTGCTCGCGGACGTCACCCCGCTCACCGTCGCCACCAACTACGTGCGCACCATCGAGGCGCTCAAGGACCTCGACGACATCAGGCTCATCGGCCTCGGCGGCGACTACTCCCGCACCCACGACTCGTTTCTCGGAATGCCCTGCCTCGAAGCGGTCGGCAACATCACGGTCGACATCGTGTTCGTCTCCACCTCGGCGATGACCGCCGACATGACCTACCACCAGGAACCCGAGATCGTCATGGTCAAGCGCGCGATGCTGGCCAGCGCGGTCACCAAGGTGTTGCTGATGGATTCGAGCAAGCTGTCGAGGACGGCGTTGCACCGGCTCGCACCGGTCACCGACTACGACCGGCTTGTCGTGGATTCCGACGCCCCGGACGAGTTCATCGAGGAAGCGGCCAAGAATCTCGACGTGGGCGTCGCCCAACTGTGA